In Stieleria varia, one genomic interval encodes:
- a CDS encoding prepilin-type N-terminal cleavage/methylation domain-containing protein produces MKATPRNNRSTISHRSGFSMLEMLLALAILGTSLALLAQLADTGTEAAREARALAMSRVLCQTKLSELLLNSEAGQTPTPVVDSPVEAFDSESLTTYTYSVDIAQAPLAGMLAIRVTVRASVPNEDLPLATYVLDRWMIDPALGLVEAEMEEKAAREEIAAAASGEAI; encoded by the coding sequence ATGAAAGCAACCCCACGAAACAACCGATCAACCATCAGCCATCGCAGTGGGTTTTCGATGCTGGAGATGCTGTTGGCGCTAGCCATCCTGGGAACTTCTCTTGCACTGCTGGCTCAATTGGCTGACACGGGAACGGAAGCCGCACGGGAAGCACGCGCCTTGGCGATGTCACGTGTTCTGTGCCAAACCAAATTGTCCGAGCTGTTGCTCAATTCAGAAGCCGGCCAGACGCCGACGCCCGTGGTCGACTCGCCGGTGGAAGCGTTCGATTCCGAAAGCCTGACGACGTACACCTACTCGGTCGACATCGCACAAGCGCCGCTTGCGGGAATGCTGGCGATACGCGTCACCGTTCGGGCATCAGTTCCCAACGAAGACCTACCGCTGGCGACTTACGTGTTGGACCGCTGGATGATCGATCCTGCCTTGGGCTTGGTCGAAGCCGAAATGGAAGAGAAGGCCGCACGAGAAGAAATCGCAGCTGCCGCGTCGGGAGAAGCGATCTGA
- a CDS encoding pilus assembly FimT family protein — MSITRPTAAKSSAGFTLLELLLVISLIAVLGSIAIPTFAMLLGDRRLVRAANEMSEEMMRLRLRAMREGRTMILDGELEQGVIRIRPFQSLADSIEAYDQTGSQSAMLTGADQATVTALQPDAVADREIQLPDEVVLQNIAVVSAARAAAIEQQTVSDQTGGFSRPILFYPDGTTSTAALTLKHATDGTITIKMRGITGDVTVGTVQAPAP, encoded by the coding sequence GTGTCCATCACCCGCCCCACCGCCGCAAAGTCGTCTGCTGGTTTCACACTGCTGGAACTGTTGCTGGTGATTTCGTTGATCGCCGTGCTCGGATCGATCGCTATCCCGACCTTCGCGATGTTGCTGGGGGATCGGAGACTGGTCCGCGCTGCCAATGAGATGAGCGAAGAAATGATGCGTCTGCGACTTCGCGCGATGCGTGAGGGACGCACCATGATTTTGGACGGGGAACTGGAACAAGGCGTGATCCGAATCCGTCCCTTTCAGTCGCTGGCGGATTCCATCGAAGCCTATGATCAAACCGGTTCTCAATCCGCGATGCTGACCGGTGCCGATCAAGCCACCGTCACGGCGTTGCAACCTGACGCGGTGGCCGACCGAGAGATTCAGTTGCCCGATGAAGTCGTCTTGCAAAACATTGCGGTGGTATCGGCTGCTCGCGCCGCAGCAATCGAACAGCAAACCGTTTCCGATCAGACGGGCGGATTCTCCCGACCCATTTTGTTTTATCCCGATGGCACCACGAGCACGGCAGCCTTGACACTCAAGCATGCGACGGACGGAACCATCACGATCAAGATGCGTGGAATCACCGGCGATGTCACAGTCGGTACCGTCCAGGCGCCCGCACCATGA
- a CDS encoding type II secretion system protein GspG — protein sequence MKHSLPNSECHAPEDRCQQRRRHRGHSSTRSRSCRRGGFTLLELLLVLAILVVLGGIVVVNVVGTGEAAKADATQSQLKMVQSFITQYKLRMNTLPETLEELKDGPSDASLKAKWVKPIIERVPTDAWGKEIIYSVNGNTYELRSGGIDGQMNNDDDIVVTG from the coding sequence ATGAAACATTCGCTTCCAAATTCCGAATGCCACGCCCCCGAAGATCGTTGTCAGCAACGCCGCCGACATCGCGGCCATTCGTCCACCCGCTCGCGTTCGTGCCGTCGCGGTGGTTTTACGTTGTTGGAGCTGTTGTTGGTGTTGGCGATTTTGGTCGTCTTGGGTGGGATTGTGGTCGTCAACGTCGTCGGCACGGGCGAAGCAGCCAAGGCGGACGCGACCCAGTCACAGTTGAAAATGGTTCAATCGTTCATCACGCAGTACAAACTTCGTATGAACACGCTACCGGAGACCTTGGAAGAACTCAAAGACGGCCCCAGTGATGCGTCGCTAAAGGCAAAATGGGTGAAGCCGATCATCGAACGTGTCCCAACCGATGCGTGGGGCAAGGAGATCATTTACTCGGTCAATGGCAACACCTACGAACTGCGTAGCGGCGGGATCGACGGCCAAATGAATAACGACGACGACATCGTCGTCACCGGCTGA
- a CDS encoding LuxR C-terminal-related transcriptional regulator: protein MESAIDLPRVLDFLEPCFFFAKRGLSQVTLVSPSVRDVLGYEPKQVIGGSYLDFVIHDDPINADLMECQTMDLSNGGRIQALRAVRAWDGSRRVLSIQTVGASDTEEKPVLTRHNVALDVTQSVDRYQKMSKRLTELTQCLGKMNASEHAIAYRLLDGKLNREIAKELNLSDRTVERRRASILKRLGTNSHAKVVQLMVERDLLTQMLEHNEPWHLARNANLVC, encoded by the coding sequence ATGGAATCAGCAATCGATCTGCCCAGGGTTCTTGACTTTTTGGAACCTTGTTTCTTTTTCGCCAAACGGGGACTCAGCCAAGTGACCCTCGTGAGTCCGTCGGTGAGAGACGTGCTGGGATACGAGCCCAAGCAAGTCATTGGCGGTAGCTACTTGGATTTTGTCATCCACGATGACCCCATCAACGCGGACTTGATGGAATGTCAAACGATGGATCTCAGCAATGGTGGTCGCATTCAAGCCTTACGCGCCGTCCGCGCGTGGGACGGTTCCCGCAGAGTGCTGTCGATTCAAACCGTCGGTGCGAGTGACACAGAAGAAAAGCCTGTCCTTACGCGGCACAATGTGGCCTTGGATGTGACACAAAGTGTGGACCGGTATCAAAAGATGTCGAAGCGTTTGACCGAACTGACTCAGTGCCTCGGTAAAATGAATGCGAGCGAGCACGCGATTGCTTATCGATTGTTGGACGGCAAGCTGAACCGTGAGATCGCGAAAGAGTTGAATCTCTCCGACCGTACGGTGGAGCGTCGACGTGCCTCGATTCTGAAACGCTTGGGCACCAACAGCCATGCCAAAGTCGTCCAGTTGATGGTCGAACGCGA